In Intestinibacillus sp. Marseille-P6563, a single genomic region encodes these proteins:
- a CDS encoding tyrosine recombinase XerC: MKRYIISEYAHDAPPLLRDFLVYISTIKGKSERTAYEYFLDLRFFLRYLLHSRKFVPLDMPFEEIPLQAVDVDFLKTITLSDVYDYLGYIAQERPRQQNSPHTEYGLCATSRARKVASLRAFFKYLTVKAGVLEVNPVSELDSPSLPKKLPRYLTLEDSKTLLESVSGPYAARDYCILTLFLNCGMRVSELAGMNLQDIQNDTLRVLGKGNKERTIYLNDACLEAIAAYLPERIVPHPADQNAFFTSRNRNRLSIPTIKWLVKKYLTAAGLDAQKYSAHKLRHTAATLMYQNGVDIRTLQTVLGHTNVDTTMIYTHIQDENVRAAAQNNPLASVRRKASPPDDTP; the protein is encoded by the coding sequence ATGAAGCGATACATTATTTCTGAATATGCCCATGATGCACCTCCGCTTTTGCGCGATTTCCTGGTCTATATCTCGACCATCAAAGGCAAATCCGAGCGTACCGCTTATGAATATTTTTTGGATCTTCGTTTTTTCCTGCGGTATCTTTTGCACAGCCGCAAATTTGTGCCGCTGGACATGCCCTTTGAAGAAATCCCCCTTCAAGCCGTAGACGTAGACTTTCTCAAAACCATCACGTTATCCGATGTGTATGATTATTTGGGCTATATCGCACAGGAACGCCCCCGCCAGCAAAACAGCCCCCACACGGAATACGGCCTCTGTGCTACCTCCCGTGCCCGCAAAGTGGCTTCTCTACGGGCATTTTTTAAATATCTGACCGTCAAAGCTGGTGTGCTGGAAGTCAATCCGGTCTCAGAACTGGACTCGCCTTCCCTGCCCAAAAAGCTGCCGCGGTATTTGACGCTGGAAGATTCCAAAACCCTGCTGGAAAGCGTGAGCGGCCCGTATGCGGCCCGGGATTACTGCATTTTGACTCTATTTTTAAACTGTGGCATGCGTGTTTCTGAACTGGCGGGCATGAACTTGCAGGATATCCAAAATGATACCCTGCGCGTACTCGGTAAAGGCAACAAGGAACGCACGATCTATCTCAATGACGCCTGTCTGGAGGCCATTGCAGCCTATCTTCCCGAGCGCATTGTTCCGCATCCGGCTGACCAAAACGCCTTTTTTACCAGCCGCAACCGGAACCGCCTGAGCATTCCGACTATCAAATGGCTGGTTAAAAAATATCTCACTGCCGCAGGATTGGATGCACAAAAATATTCGGCTCACAAACTGCGTCACACCGCGGCTACGCTCATGTATCAAAACGGCGTCGACATTCGCACCCTGCAAACGGTCTTGGGCCATACCAACGTGGATACCACTATGATTTACACTCACATCCAGGATGAAAATGTCCGCGCGGCGGCGCAAAACAATCCATTGGCTTCGGTCAGACGCAAAGCATCCCCTCCGGACGATACTCCATAA
- a CDS encoding FtsX-like permease family protein, protein MKTFSEVYACLRRKNRKNYLLLMGCCFFSVLLITAYVSMMRSPTVLTVLPEGGDSRKQVMMIFVLAVIGCAVFTAYASGLFFRSKSRETGVFLALGATKAQIRRLLFADLAKASLSSCVAGTLCGVPLAWGIWKIFRLVVVDSEEMVLHFDPNAIGFALVFSIFVIAMLFGMGIRFIRRTNIIDIVNESRKSEPIRAVPNWYGRVGILLMVVGAFVGYELPTFFVRILHWYVPEGLSAIGYAPLFVGLYMILLHTVVNGWGKRKKYYQNLISTSMMKFQGRQTVRNMLVITVLLAGAYFGMFYAPMLGTSAMVSYAQRPVDYVYHFRNDQQIPLEDEVRQMAQEESVTLTSWTQAPIAVLGVDGEKQIETEGAMGVTWHTEYREVLECNSFLSESAWNQLTGQSIDLAPGTVASVFDTNGSSASRTSNELSLVTNPVTGEQLQVIPQTEVLKSDLLFGYKVLDDTDYAAITQGLTDEWQETMVFFNVESCGDTYPFAKRLFHTIVDRSGPEVEVVDAYDPILHAQEGDAYLFAAENLAQFGETIDYDQRDSSNFRLYWKYMPQFRVLDQTEFIRTMAVFLMLFIFVAIVCFAAVIVIAYTRCMTIALTNRQVYEDLRHLGASRAYLQRSVRGQVSRVFFVPGLVGTLAIYALYAMIMYFNGDPLRYTMDELAGMAACLILVLLCSGLLYLTYRRTLHKVWCTLQIE, encoded by the coding sequence ATGAAAACCTTTTCCGAAGTTTATGCCTGTCTTCGCAGGAAAAACCGTAAGAATTATCTGCTTTTGATGGGCTGCTGCTTTTTTTCCGTTCTATTGATTACTGCGTATGTCTCGATGATGCGTTCTCCAACGGTTTTGACGGTTTTGCCCGAAGGCGGCGATTCCCGCAAGCAGGTAATGATGATTTTTGTTTTGGCGGTTATCGGATGCGCGGTGTTTACCGCTTATGCGTCCGGACTGTTCTTCCGTTCAAAATCCCGTGAAACCGGCGTTTTTCTTGCACTGGGAGCTACCAAGGCGCAGATACGGCGGCTGCTCTTTGCAGACCTGGCCAAAGCATCTTTGAGTTCCTGCGTGGCCGGGACTCTTTGCGGGGTACCACTGGCCTGGGGGATTTGGAAAATATTTCGTCTGGTTGTTGTCGACAGCGAAGAGATGGTGTTACATTTTGACCCAAACGCAATTGGGTTTGCACTGGTGTTTTCCATCTTTGTAATCGCCATGCTTTTTGGAATGGGCATTCGGTTTATCCGGCGGACCAACATTATCGATATCGTCAACGAATCCCGCAAATCGGAACCCATCCGCGCAGTGCCGAATTGGTATGGTCGTGTGGGAATCCTGCTGATGGTGGTCGGCGCCTTTGTGGGATATGAGCTCCCAACATTTTTTGTCCGGATCTTGCACTGGTACGTCCCTGAAGGGCTAAGCGCGATCGGATATGCTCCGCTGTTTGTGGGCTTGTATATGATTTTGCTGCATACAGTCGTCAATGGCTGGGGTAAGCGGAAAAAATATTATCAGAACCTGATTTCCACCAGTATGATGAAATTTCAAGGCCGCCAAACGGTACGTAATATGTTGGTCATCACGGTCTTGCTGGCAGGCGCTTATTTTGGGATGTTTTATGCCCCTATGCTCGGAACCAGTGCAATGGTCAGCTATGCCCAACGTCCGGTGGATTATGTCTATCATTTTCGAAACGATCAGCAAATCCCGCTGGAAGATGAGGTGCGCCAAATGGCGCAGGAAGAGAGTGTAACGCTAACAAGCTGGACGCAGGCACCGATTGCAGTCCTTGGGGTCGATGGGGAGAAACAAATCGAAACCGAAGGAGCAATGGGTGTCACCTGGCATACCGAGTATCGGGAGGTTCTGGAGTGCAATTCGTTTTTGTCGGAAAGTGCATGGAATCAGCTGACAGGCCAGTCCATCGATCTCGCACCCGGTACGGTAGCATCTGTGTTTGACACGAATGGCTCATCGGCATCTAGGACGTCGAACGAGCTTTCCCTGGTGACCAACCCGGTGACCGGAGAACAATTGCAGGTTATACCACAAACGGAAGTCTTAAAATCCGATCTGCTGTTTGGATATAAAGTTTTGGATGATACCGATTATGCTGCAATCACCCAGGGACTGACCGACGAATGGCAGGAAACCATGGTCTTTTTCAATGTAGAGAGCTGCGGGGATACGTACCCGTTCGCTAAACGGCTGTTTCATACCATTGTAGACCGCTCTGGACCAGAGGTAGAAGTTGTGGATGCTTATGATCCCATTCTGCATGCCCAGGAAGGGGATGCGTATCTATTTGCCGCGGAAAACCTCGCGCAATTTGGAGAGACCATCGATTATGACCAGCGGGACAGTTCAAACTTCCGGTTGTATTGGAAATACATGCCGCAATTTCGAGTACTCGATCAAACGGAATTCATTCGGACCATGGCAGTATTTTTGATGTTATTTATTTTCGTGGCAATCGTATGCTTTGCAGCGGTTATCGTCATAGCCTATACACGGTGTATGACCATTGCGCTGACCAATCGGCAAGTGTATGAAGATTTGCGGCATCTGGGGGCGTCGAGGGCGTATCTGCAAAGATCGGTGCGCGGACAAGTCAGCCGGGTGTTCTTTGTACCAGGTTTAGTTGGGACCCTGGCGATCTATGCCCTGTATGCGATGATCATGTATTTCAATGGAGATCCGTTGAGGTATACCATGGATGAACTGGCAGGAATGGCTGCCTGTCTGATTCTGGTTCTGCTGTGCTCAGGTCTTCTGTATCTGACGTATCGGCGAACACTCCACAAAGTTTGGTGCACACTGCAAATCGAATAA
- a CDS encoding ABC transporter ATP-binding protein, whose product MLQVNNLYKSYQVGKNTYDVLKGVSFQVEPSEFVAVMGPSGSGKTTLLNCISCYIPADHGEIELGGERIAALEEQELAVIRNQKLGFVFQDFLLLDGLTVRENILLPRIIAGKVDADMEESADHLCDIFGIAHIKKKYPAEISGGEKQRTAVARALINHPLLILADEPTGNLDSKSSRAVIQSFMQARDSLGATIFMVTHDSFAASFCDRVIILRDGVVHQTLKNHGDRGQFQDDLLDAIREMSKE is encoded by the coding sequence ATGTTGCAAGTAAACAATCTCTATAAATCGTATCAAGTGGGGAAGAACACCTATGATGTTTTGAAAGGGGTCTCCTTTCAGGTTGAGCCCAGCGAGTTTGTCGCTGTGATGGGACCGTCCGGCTCGGGCAAGACAACGCTTCTTAACTGCATTTCCTGTTATATTCCAGCTGACCACGGGGAGATCGAACTGGGTGGAGAAAGAATCGCAGCACTGGAAGAACAGGAACTGGCGGTGATCCGCAATCAGAAATTGGGGTTCGTCTTTCAGGACTTTTTGTTGCTCGATGGTCTGACCGTGCGGGAAAATATTTTGCTGCCGCGCATCATTGCCGGAAAGGTCGATGCAGATATGGAGGAATCTGCGGACCATTTATGCGATATTTTCGGCATTGCACATATCAAGAAAAAATATCCGGCCGAAATCTCGGGCGGTGAGAAGCAGAGAACGGCGGTCGCCCGTGCGCTGATCAACCACCCATTGCTGATTTTAGCTGATGAACCGACCGGCAATTTGGATTCCAAATCTTCGCGGGCGGTGATTCAGAGTTTTATGCAGGCACGGGACAGTTTGGGCGCTACCATTTTTATGGTGACGCACGATAGTTTTGCCGCGTCCTTTTGTGACCGCGTGATTATCTTGCGAGACGGGGTCGTTCATCAGACCCTTAAAAATCATGGAGACCGTGGACAGTTCCAGGATGATCTGCTGGATGCCATTCGTGAAATGAGCAAGGAGTGA